Proteins from a genomic interval of Rhodococcus rhodochrous:
- the rsmG gene encoding 16S rRNA (guanine(527)-N(7))-methyltransferase RsmG, with protein MFHVEQHEAELSAVAQRVFGDRTELAERYHHSLSTAGVERGLIGPREVPRLWERHILNCAVVGELIQEGETVVDVGSGAGLPGIPLALARPDLQVTLVEPLLRRTVYLAEFVESHGIENILVVRGRAEQPSVLQEAGGADVVTSRAVAPLAKLAKWSLPLVHEGGRMLALKGTSAREEIDRDHDELARLGAGNLEVLECGGDLLPTPTIVVKAERIPRPARRRKKR; from the coding sequence ATGTTTCACGTGGAACAGCACGAGGCGGAACTGTCGGCGGTCGCGCAGCGGGTATTCGGGGATCGGACCGAACTTGCCGAGCGGTACCACCATTCGTTGTCGACGGCAGGTGTCGAGCGGGGGCTCATCGGACCGCGTGAGGTGCCGCGCCTGTGGGAGCGACACATTCTCAATTGCGCCGTGGTGGGCGAACTCATCCAGGAGGGTGAGACGGTCGTCGACGTGGGCAGCGGCGCAGGTCTGCCGGGTATTCCTCTCGCACTTGCCCGCCCCGACCTCCAGGTCACGCTCGTCGAGCCGCTACTACGCCGCACCGTCTATCTGGCGGAGTTCGTCGAATCCCACGGGATCGAGAACATTCTCGTGGTCCGGGGCCGTGCCGAGCAGCCGAGCGTCCTGCAGGAGGCGGGCGGCGCAGACGTCGTGACCTCCCGTGCCGTCGCACCTCTCGCCAAGCTCGCCAAGTGGTCGCTCCCCCTCGTCCACGAGGGAGGCCGGATGCTGGCGTTGAAGGGTACGTCCGCTCGAGAAGAAATCGACCGCGATCACGACGAACTCGCCCGCCTCGGTGCCGGCAATCTCGAGGTGCTCGAGTGCGGAGGCGATCTCCTTCCGACGCCCACGATCGTCGTGAAGGCCGAGCGGATTCCGCGGCCGGCACGGCGTCGCAAGAAGCGCTGA
- a CDS encoding Jag family protein produces MASDLDKVEEDLAVAPEESDAAADTDLDDDDYLIEEGEIAGDYLEQLLDVLDFDGDIDLDVEGDRAVVSIDGGKDLTKLVGRNGEVLDALQELTRLAVQQATGERSKLMLDIAGWRAGKRAELSSLGTSAAKRVLETGKREELEPMTPFERKIVHDAVAKIDGVSSESEGAEPHRRVVIVKD; encoded by the coding sequence ATGGCCAGTGACCTGGACAAGGTGGAAGAGGACCTCGCGGTGGCACCCGAGGAGAGCGACGCTGCGGCGGACACCGATCTCGATGACGACGACTACCTCATCGAAGAAGGCGAGATCGCCGGCGACTACCTGGAGCAGTTGCTCGACGTTCTCGATTTCGACGGCGACATCGACCTCGACGTCGAGGGCGACCGCGCAGTTGTGAGCATCGACGGTGGCAAGGATCTGACCAAGCTGGTGGGTCGCAACGGTGAAGTGCTCGACGCTCTGCAGGAGCTCACCCGCCTTGCCGTGCAGCAGGCGACCGGCGAGCGCAGCAAGCTCATGCTCGACATCGCCGGGTGGCGTGCGGGCAAGCGCGCCGAGCTCTCCTCGCTCGGCACGTCGGCCGCGAAGCGCGTGCTCGAGACCGGCAAGCGCGAAGAACTCGAGCCGATGACGCCGTTCGAGCGCAAGATCGTGCACGACGCCGTCGCGAAGATCGACGGTGTGTCCAGCGAGAGCGAGGGCGCGGAGCCGCACCGCCGTGTGGTGATCGTCAAGGATTGA